The Pantoea vagans genome includes a window with the following:
- the atpB gene encoding F0F1 ATP synthase subunit A, translating to MAAGEISTPQEYIGHHLNNLQLDLRTFELVNPHDAPATFWVLNIDSMFFSVVLGLIFLVLFRKVAKSATSGVPGKLQAAIELVVGFVDNNVRDMYHGKSKLIAPLALTIFVWVFLMNFMDLLPIDLLPFIGEHYLGLPALRVVPSADVNITLSMALGVFILILFYSIKMKGIGGFTKELTLQPFNHPIFIPINLILEGVSLLSKPVSLGLRLFGNMYAGELIFILIAGLLPWWSQWVLNVPWAIFHILIISLQAFIFMVLTIVYLSMASEEH from the coding sequence ATGGCTGCTGGAGAAATCTCTACTCCGCAAGAATACATAGGTCACCACCTGAATAACCTTCAGTTGGACCTGCGTACTTTCGAGTTGGTGAATCCGCACGACGCTCCTGCGACGTTCTGGGTATTAAATATCGATTCCATGTTTTTCTCTGTGGTACTGGGACTGATTTTCCTGGTGTTGTTCCGTAAAGTGGCAAAAAGCGCCACCAGCGGTGTTCCAGGGAAATTACAAGCGGCTATCGAGCTGGTTGTCGGTTTCGTTGATAACAACGTGCGCGACATGTACCACGGCAAAAGCAAACTTATCGCCCCGCTGGCTCTGACGATTTTTGTCTGGGTCTTCCTGATGAACTTCATGGATCTGCTGCCTATCGACCTGCTGCCGTTTATCGGTGAGCACTATTTAGGCCTGCCAGCGCTGCGCGTTGTGCCGTCTGCAGATGTGAACATCACGCTGTCTATGGCGTTGGGCGTCTTTATTTTGATTCTGTTCTACAGCATCAAAATGAAAGGCATTGGCGGCTTCACCAAAGAACTGACGCTGCAGCCTTTTAATCACCCGATCTTCATCCCAATCAACCTGATTCTCGAAGGTGTTAGCCTGCTGTCTAAACCGGTTTCACTCGGTCTGCGACTGTTCGGCAACATGTATGCGGGTGAGCTGATCTTTATCCTGATTGCCGGCTTGCTGCCGTGGTGGTCGCAGTGGGTGTTGAATGTGCCATGGGCCATTTTCCACATCCTGATCATTTCGCTGCAGGCTTTCATTTTCATGGTCCTCACGATTGTCTATCTGTCGATGGCATCTGAAGAACATTGA
- the atpF gene encoding F0F1 ATP synthase subunit B, giving the protein MNINATILGQAIAFILFVAFCMKYVWPPIMAAIEKRQKEIAEGLASAERAKKDLDLAQANATDQLKKAKEDAQVIIEQANKRRAQILDEAKTEAETERNRIVAQAQAEIDAERSRAREELRKQVALLALAGAEKIIERSVDEAANSDIVDKLVAEL; this is encoded by the coding sequence GTGAACATTAATGCAACAATCCTCGGCCAGGCCATCGCGTTCATTCTGTTTGTCGCGTTCTGCATGAAGTACGTATGGCCGCCGATTATGGCTGCCATCGAAAAGCGCCAGAAAGAAATTGCTGAAGGCCTTGCTTCTGCTGAGCGCGCGAAGAAAGATTTAGATCTCGCGCAGGCCAATGCGACCGACCAGCTGAAGAAAGCGAAAGAAGACGCTCAAGTCATTATCGAGCAGGCGAACAAACGCCGTGCCCAGATTCTGGACGAAGCGAAAACCGAAGCTGAGACTGAACGTAACCGCATCGTGGCACAAGCGCAGGCAGAAATTGATGCCGAGCGTTCACGTGCCCGTGAAGAGCTGCGTAAGCAAGTCGCGTTGCTGGCATTAGCTGGCGCCGAGAAAATCATCGAACGTTCCGTGGATGAAGCTGCTAACAGCGACATCGTTGATAAACTGGTCGCTGAACTGTAA
- the atpA gene encoding F0F1 ATP synthase subunit alpha has translation MQLNSTEISELIKQRIAQFNVVSEAHNEGTIVSVSDGIIRVHGLADVMQGEMIALPGNRYAIALNLERDSVGAVVMGPYADLAEGMKVKCTGRILEVPVGRGLLGRVVNTLGAPIDGKGAIDNDGFSPVEVIAPGVIDRQSVDQPVQTGYKSVDAMIPIGRGQRELIIGDRQTGKTAMAIDAIINQRDSGIKCVYVAIGQKASTISNVVRKLEEHGALSNTIVVVASASESAALQYLAPYAGCAMGEYFRDRGEDALIVYDDLSKQAVAYRQISLLLRRPPGREAFPGDVFYLHSRLLERASRVSADYVERFTNGAVKGQTGSLTALPIIETQAGDVSAFVPTNVISITDGQIFLESNLFNSGIRPAVNPGISVSRVGGAAQTKIIKKLSGGIRTALAQYRELAAFSQFASDLDDATRKQLSHGQKVTELLKQKQYAPMSVAQQGLVLFAAERGFLNDVELAKIGSFEAALLAFADRDHAELMAEINQAGNFNNEIEEKLKGLLETFKATQSW, from the coding sequence ATGCAACTGAATTCCACCGAAATCAGCGAACTGATCAAGCAGCGCATTGCTCAGTTCAATGTAGTGAGCGAAGCTCACAACGAAGGTACTATTGTTTCTGTAAGTGACGGTATCATCCGCGTACACGGCCTGGCCGATGTGATGCAGGGTGAGATGATTGCCCTGCCGGGTAACCGTTACGCTATCGCACTGAACCTCGAGCGTGACTCGGTTGGTGCAGTAGTGATGGGCCCGTACGCTGACCTCGCCGAAGGCATGAAGGTTAAATGTACTGGCCGTATTCTTGAAGTTCCAGTTGGCCGTGGCCTGCTGGGCCGTGTGGTGAACACCCTGGGTGCACCGATCGACGGTAAAGGCGCAATCGACAACGACGGCTTCTCGCCTGTTGAAGTGATTGCACCGGGCGTTATCGACCGTCAGTCAGTAGACCAGCCTGTTCAGACCGGTTACAAATCTGTCGATGCGATGATTCCAATCGGCCGTGGCCAGCGTGAGCTGATCATCGGTGACCGTCAGACCGGTAAAACCGCTATGGCAATCGACGCCATCATCAACCAGCGCGATTCCGGCATCAAGTGTGTCTACGTTGCGATTGGTCAGAAAGCGTCAACCATTTCTAACGTGGTACGTAAGCTGGAAGAGCACGGTGCGCTGTCTAACACCATCGTGGTTGTTGCTTCTGCTTCTGAATCCGCTGCACTGCAATACCTGGCGCCATACGCCGGTTGCGCAATGGGTGAATACTTCCGTGACCGCGGTGAAGATGCACTGATCGTGTACGATGACCTGTCTAAGCAGGCTGTTGCTTACCGTCAGATTTCTCTGCTGCTGCGCCGCCCACCAGGCCGTGAAGCATTCCCAGGCGACGTGTTCTATCTCCACTCTCGTCTGCTGGAGCGTGCATCACGCGTGAGCGCTGACTACGTTGAGCGTTTCACTAACGGTGCGGTGAAAGGCCAGACCGGTTCTCTGACCGCATTGCCGATCATTGAAACCCAGGCGGGTGACGTTTCTGCGTTCGTTCCGACTAACGTAATCTCGATTACCGATGGTCAGATCTTCCTGGAATCAAACCTGTTCAACTCCGGTATTCGTCCGGCCGTTAACCCGGGTATCTCTGTATCCCGTGTTGGTGGTGCTGCACAGACCAAGATTATCAAGAAACTGTCCGGTGGTATCCGTACCGCTCTGGCACAGTATCGTGAACTGGCTGCGTTCTCTCAGTTCGCATCTGATCTGGACGATGCAACGCGTAAACAGCTGAGCCACGGTCAGAAAGTGACCGAGCTGCTGAAACAGAAACAGTATGCGCCGATGTCTGTCGCGCAACAGGGTCTGGTGCTGTTTGCTGCTGAGCGCGGCTTCCTGAACGACGTTGAACTGGCGAAAATCGGTAGCTTTGAAGCCGCTCTGCTGGCGTTCGCGGATCGCGATCACGCTGAGCTGATGGCTGAAATCAACCAAGCGGGCAACTTTAATAACGAAATCGAAGAGAAGCTGAAAGGCCTCCTCGAAACGTTTAAAGCAACCCAGTCCTGGTAA
- the atpI gene encoding F0F1 ATP synthase subunit I: MSVSLYSVKLARTVLVIQLVTFVIIGALFTLKDVTWGASAIAGGAAAWLPNVLFMFLAWRLQDQTPAKGRVAWSFALGEVLKVFTTVILLMVALGVFGAVFWPLAITWLSVLVVQIVAPAVINNKG, translated from the coding sequence ATGTCAGTGTCACTTTACAGTGTGAAATTAGCCCGGACCGTGCTGGTCATCCAGCTGGTGACTTTTGTCATTATCGGCGCACTCTTTACTCTGAAAGATGTCACCTGGGGCGCCTCCGCCATCGCGGGTGGAGCGGCAGCCTGGCTGCCGAATGTGTTGTTTATGTTTTTAGCCTGGCGCCTGCAGGATCAAACGCCTGCCAAAGGTCGTGTGGCCTGGAGCTTCGCCCTTGGTGAAGTGTTGAAGGTGTTCACGACGGTCATTCTTCTCATGGTGGCGTTAGGTGTGTTTGGAGCGGTCTTCTGGCCACTCGCAATCACTTGGTTATCGGTGCTGGTGGTGCAGATCGTCGCGCCGGCTGTAATTAACAACAAAGGGTAA
- the atpH gene encoding F0F1 ATP synthase subunit delta, whose product MSDLITVARPYAKAAFDFAVEHQSIDRWQTMLAFAAEVARNEQMADLLSGAIAPEALSASFNAVCGDQLDEPAQNLIKVMAENGRLTALPAVLEQYIQLRDAYEATAEVDVISASTLSDSQLTKISAAMEKRLSRKVKLNCKIDKSVMAGVVIRAGDLVIDGSVRGRLDRLADVLQS is encoded by the coding sequence ATGTCTGATCTGATTACTGTAGCTCGCCCCTACGCCAAAGCAGCTTTTGACTTTGCTGTTGAGCATCAAAGCATCGATCGCTGGCAGACTATGCTGGCGTTTGCCGCAGAAGTGGCTCGCAACGAACAGATGGCAGATCTTCTTTCCGGTGCAATCGCGCCGGAAGCTTTGTCTGCATCTTTCAATGCAGTGTGTGGCGATCAACTTGATGAACCCGCTCAGAACCTGATTAAGGTGATGGCGGAAAACGGACGTTTGACAGCACTTCCAGCGGTACTGGAACAGTACATTCAACTGCGCGACGCTTATGAAGCGACCGCCGAAGTTGATGTGATTTCTGCCAGTACCCTGAGTGACAGCCAGCTGACGAAAATCAGCGCCGCGATGGAAAAACGTCTGTCACGCAAAGTTAAGCTGAATTGCAAAATTGACAAGTCTGTAATGGCAGGTGTGGTTATCCGTGCGGGTGACCTGGTCATTGATGGTAGCGTACGCGGCCGTCTTGATCGTCTGGCAGACGTCTTGCAGTCTTAA
- the atpE gene encoding F0F1 ATP synthase subunit C, translating to MENLNMDLLYMAAAVMMGLAAIGAAIGIGILGGKFLEGAARQPDLIPLLRTQFFVVMGLVDAIPMIAVGLGLYVMFAVA from the coding sequence ATGGAAAACCTGAATATGGATCTGCTGTACATGGCTGCCGCTGTGATGATGGGCCTGGCGGCAATCGGTGCTGCGATCGGTATCGGCATCCTCGGGGGCAAATTCCTGGAAGGCGCAGCGCGTCAGCCGGATCTGATTCCTCTGCTGCGTACGCAGTTCTTTGTTGTAATGGGTCTGGTGGATGCAATCCCAATGATCGCTGTAGGTCTGGGTCTCTACGTGATGTTTGCGGTCGCCTAA